agtagaaatctttatttctgatttatagacttgcaccgaaaatttgagatcagttggtggtccagattttgagttatggccgatatcgtaaaactaaagctttatgttacataatcggcgcatttagcgtataacctatttaaggccactttctgatataaaactttttacccactgatgttatataatattttgggatttttgatgatttttatttaatttttggctgatcgtatcataggtcgctaagttgattcggttaatgccggttttgaccgtttaagccataaaatgagttttataaatccttttgaccccaaacctttttctactgattttatttgctaaataaaatattttgagcattctggaaacataaaaatctcagctttcttttaaaaacccggaaacagCTTTAAATCGCCTtcctaagcgtttttaacgcatagtatgcgctATAACCATATTAAgcatataaggattatacctactgatgtatttaacatatttttataaaataatagtaagtataagttcttgaactcaggtttccaattttgacatttttagcccttgtgaaattaccaaaatacccctacggtgcatagtttgattttaaatgataaatttcataaacgggtcataccctactgttataatatgtcaaattaagtataattactgtataaatcagacctgtaactcagattcccaatattaactcttttataatcttttaaatgaccaaaatgcccttatgaggcgtaaattgagtttaaattcatccggggcataatagaacataacttgctgatattataacatatttaaagcatattatctcagggaacttgcatatgactcttttggctacccgtaacgctcttttagcgctcggttcggtttatgtaactagtttgcataaattgaccgaaacgggtcaaacgttatcatttttgtctcaaaatccagaatgtatttagtatacccatattatacaagtattcaaacttgtcgggtctaaatcacgttctatccggtcttcgcttaatcgtgcgcttgaaccgtatatttccttaaaactaaccggtctaagtttaggcttaattaacgacccgttagtattctaattggttatttataccatcgttccagactagagccttccggtaaattgtacctatgcttacttaagtgaatacggttgagttattataattcttgctatttaagacaggagctagctcaggtaaatactcttaacttattttccctattacgggcttgggataaggtaatataaataccgcatggtcaggtatgggattcgaagaccaatgagtcgggaaatccaaataacctgtttttaattcgtattgcttgactgaaacattgggggttaatgcgaccgtgtcctggatatccttgactcattaaatgcaatggccacgacctaagcacggggtgtaggcatacacctgacagatgctttatgcttataaatcgattatacccaataagggattcccaataagggaatagtggtgtgtcggttaatcttgaaccggcatagaaccgggccccgtatgtagagcaagttatgtaaaactgataacatgagatatagtttgtcccaagtataaaagattaatcttgccttgcgcatcttaatcaagtgtcaaaatagttttgtgccttgtgcgcctaaaccaattttcataaactcttttcagaTGAGTCAGTTAAGTGTATtgaccagtgaaaactgacgtattttccaaagtctaagtgacaggtacaagtacgtaataggctggaagctgctcagggcgtaataaggaatcttgcaagttctaggcgcctaaagtctgttgaacaacatttaagtcttaagatccgcctgtggatcctctactttccgttgtaatacttgatattactttatattcggattgtaatatatttatcttttgcttccgctgtgcatttataaattgtgttgtttgactatgatgttatcaactacgtcacgatactccccaccgggcccaccggtgacacgtggaaatttggggtgtgacaaaacctttttcaaacatgttccaggtgatctggtatgagcaaagaaaagtgccgtggagcactcccagcttagaaaagtggctcaatgtaaataaataaatgaacatgttttgaaaataaagatttccctgcgaaatcacattattgtaaatttcggggatttatccctaagttatgaaacaagcagtttaaattattaaaagatcctgttttaaaaagacttccgctgtcgcctaaattaaataccacgggattcctgtcccacggctcctgaaacgggtcaaaccgggtcgggggccgtgacattagggtgcaatctaatgatggtgactaagaaaaaccgaaaagggtatcggccgTAGGAGAGGGAGGTCAAAcgttatgatgttatggctaatagggTGTGTGTAAATGTGTAACTgtgtaaccccttaacctccacataagtctccttatataagcacccaggaggaaaccctaattagttaataagggtaattaggcccatcaacaattaccaactaattatttaataggattgttatatattttgatccatataatgtaaatgattataatggctactagattaaatataaaataaatatatttaatcttacatagACCCGTTCACCACCCATCTAAATAAATTGGAGATAATCTCGTCCTAAACATACTCTGTACTCCTCTTTAAGTTGTTAAACGTTCGGTCATTTCTTGTCTTCCAAATAAACCAACATGTAGAGAAGAGGATCGCCAAAAGACACTTTCTTTCCGACATCCTAGCTGGCTCTGAAGTGCTATCAAACAAAGCATCGATGTTGTCCCAACCCGTAAGATCCCACATGCACCACATCGAAACCACGCTAAATCATCTTAGCATCCGTGCATGAAAGGAAAACGTGCTGAACCGACTCCCCCTCGGCACAGGAGGCGCAGCTATCAGAGGAGATCGAAATCCCTCTGGACACCAAATTAAGCTTCACTGGGATCTTGTTTTGAACTAGCCTCCAGGCAAAGCAGTTTATTTTAATCGGCATCCAATTTATCCAGTCGCAAATAGCAAAGTCACCTCTGTTTTGAGCCTCTTCCACGACACGCCTCGCCTATTTAACTGATAAAAAACCCTTTCGCGTCACCTTCCCACTTCCAGCCATCGGCACCCGTATGAAAGCTGAAAAAACCCACCATTTCTTCCAGGTCTGTAGTGTCAACAGCCTCACTATCCGAAAGATTAACCTTGTTCCAGCTCTAGTTCAGATCTATAGAACCTGTACCAGTTCTGTGCCCCCTTTCCTTCACTAGACAGTCCTTGTTCGACCAACAAGTATAAATTCGGGAAGATATGTTTCAGTTTGACTCTTCCTAGCCACTTATCCTTCCAGAATTTGGTGCGGTCTCTGTCCCCACGGACCTCCTGAAGAGACTTTTCAAGTCAATGTCGAGCTTCAAGAAGTCCTTGTGGATTTTGGAGATATTAAGCCACATGCCCAGAATGCAAATTTTTGCCATTTGGTCATCTTCGTATATTTTTTTCGAGTGAATTGCTGAAACACACCTAACCCAAAGTGCCTCCTTATCTACCCTCCATCTCCACCACCATTTTGAAAGAAGCGCAAGGTTCATCCCCTTGAGCCCACCTACACCCAACCCACCGAAACGCCTAGGCACCTTGTTCCACGCCACCCAACTCATTTTGTTTTTGTCCTCCACCCCACCCCAAAGGAACTTCCTCCTAAGACCCTTCAAAACTCTAACTACCTTCTTAGGCGGCTTAAACATGGAAAGGTAATAGAGAGGAAGACTCCCGAGCACCGACTTGACAAGAGTTAATCTCCCCCCAAACTAGAGGCATTTAGACTTCCAATTGCTATTTTTTATCGGTTTAACCGTTTACTGTTGAATATGGTTGTACCGGATGTAACCGCCAATCTCACTTAATATGAAGTGTAAATTAACGACATATTTAGCTGACTTCAAATTCTTTGTGATCATGTTTTCACTATTCCACAACCAATATCTATGTGTGTGTTTACCTAAAATTAAGAATACAAATTGTGAGTGATGATTCATTTAATTATAAACGGGTAATGCGATGGTAAGCATCATATCTAATTTTCATTATCTCGTAAAAAATCTGAGTAAATCTCGTTTCTTTATGAAAATACTTACAAACCAAGAAATATGAAACTAAACCTAAACCGTAAAAACCTTGTCCCTACAAATTGGACAAAGACTCTTGTGATTCAACCATTCGTTGATGCATTCTTTATGATACCAATGCCCGCACTCGAGTGTGTAGCATATCTCACCCGCTTCAAAATCTTTTTGACAAATCACACAaatctctttttctttctccttctcctcctcctcctcctcctcctcctcctcctcctcctcctcctcctcctcctcctcctcgttCCAGTGAACCTCAACCAAATGATCTAGAATCTTTTCACCCGAGAAGCCGTTTGCACAAAGAGACTCGTACAACATTACATACCTCGAGATCATCATAGCTGTTTCCAAATCCCTCTTACCACCAAACGGTTGAGATCCACCCAAGAGTCTAACAGTGGCTACCGATTTGTGATTGGTGGTGAGCATCATACATATGGTTGTATAAACATGCCACTCGTCGAGCAACGTGGAGTGGATGCCTTCTTCGTATTCTTGGATCTTTATCTTTAAGGCTGTCTCCCTTGTCGAGGGGGTTATAACCAATACTTTGTCGACATAATTTTCGAGTTGTTGGTTCACGATGATTAAAAGCTTTGAATGTGGGACAATAACCCCGTATGAAGAAGACATAGACGTGACGAAACTTTTTGAACTATAGATACGGCAACGTGAATTGAAAGTAGAATTTGTAAACTATGTATTTATTTATACTACTTGTTTCATTACTTGTATGGCAAGTTTTTAAAtcttttaagttgtttccgaataTAAATGTGTTAGATTTGGATACTTTTGATTCCCGTAATTCTCGCCCTAAATTAAAATCGTATAAGATATAGATTAAAATCAAAAGGCAACAACGTGTATATATTATACAGTAAAATAATTATACAAACCTCAATTTACCTACTTAAATTCTCATAATCGTGTTTACTCGTCACCTAAGAAAAATATTGTGGGTTTTTTGGGTTCTATGATTTCCACAGTTCCCTCGAGCATCTTGGCCACCTTCCCCATCGAAGGTCTCACTTCGGGGCGATCTTGGAGACACCATATCGCGGTCTTCACCATCCGTGTGATCATGTCCTCGTGTAGTCGACTATCATACGATCTCTTTATCTGCTTGTCCAAAATATCCTCGATATTCATCTCCTTGTAGACCTTATCGAATGCCCATCGAGGGAAGTACCATTCTTCACTTTCCATTTTCGAACCTTGAATGTCAAAATTACGCACCCCCGTAACTATCTCTAACAACACCATCCCAAAGCTGTAAACATCTGCTTTCGGTGTAATTTGATCGCTTTTTACCCATTCGGGTGCCATGTATCCGCGGGTTCCTCGCATCCTTGAGTAGCTAACCATGTCCTCTTTCTTTCTTAGTTTTGATAACCCGAAATCTGATATCTTCGGGCAAAAGTCAGCACCGAGAAGTATGTTTTCGGGTTTGATGTCACAATGGAGCACCCATTCTAGACATTCCTCGTGCAAATACGCAATTGCCCTTGCCACTCCTAGAGCTATACGGTATCTGATACCCCAATCGAGCATGGGCTTTCGGTCCAAAAACTTGCTCCCTTCAACATCTTCATGTTCATCCGAGTAGTTAACTTTACCCGAACGAAACAAGAACTTGTCTAACGACCCGTTTGGCACGTACTCGTACACAAGTATCCTCTGACCCTTCTCGGCGCAAAATCCCCACAAATGAACTAAATTGAGATGGTGCATTCGCGCAATAATAGTAACCTCCGCCCAAAACTCATTATCCCCACCCGTAACATTTTTCAAGCACTTAACCGCAACAATCCGATGATCAGTCAAAACCCCTTTATAAACATCACCAAACCCGCCCCTCCCAACAACATTCGTGCTCGAAAAATCATTAGTAGCCGCTTTAAGCTCCGCATAACTAAACCGCTTCGGCCCTCCCGCAGGCAAAAACTCAAGCCCAAACGTCCGAGCCATATCCCGATACTTCACATACTTCTTCAAAAACACCCAAAAGAATGCCACACCACTAATCAACTCGGCCGCAAACAAAGTCGATATAATCGCAATATTCCTTGTCGTCGAGTTCGACTCATCAGGCGGTAAAGGCAAACTAACTTCCACCGGGCACGTCGTCTCAAGAACACTCGTCAACCCCGTAAACGTGGTCTCGTCAGTCTCCGACTTATCGACCCGCAGAA
The sequence above is drawn from the Helianthus annuus cultivar XRQ/B chromosome 12, HanXRQr2.0-SUNRISE, whole genome shotgun sequence genome and encodes:
- the LOC110894529 gene encoding G-type lectin S-receptor-like serine/threonine-protein kinase At1g34300; this translates as MLIHTLLFIFLAFQPSHAQIQNQTTNFPWTPSENRTLISNNSVFTAGFLESPTTANQFIFSVYYTNTTNITTIWTVNADSPVNKSASLSITTSGELRLNNIQFPGPPTASGTDTRILQISDDGSLTYGNWSSFNFPTNTIVPHQNIKGTNLSVRNGMFRFDGKRLVFNGSYDPEGAYYENSNAFLALNEIGMVQLENGASFITSDYGDRKLRRLTLDDTGNLRIYSLDRSSGEWNVVWQAVPELCRIKGTCGPNFVCMYGESYDTTICDCPPGFRRVSGENPTSGDECRRKVDFSNDVSKGSKFLQLDYVNYSGGPGQGSQRFIEVLNFTGCESGCLNDPECQGFGYKFDGQRYCVLVRDLYYGLWSPATEATFFLRVDKSETDETTFTGLTSVLETTCPVEVSLPLPPDESNSTTRNIAIISTLFAAELISGVAFFWVFLKKYVKYRDMARTFGLEFLPAGGPKRFSYAELKAATNDFSSTNVVGRGGFGDVYKGVLTDHRIVAVKCLKNVTGGDNEFWAEVTIIARMHHLNLVHLWGFCAEKGQRILVYEYVPNGSLDKFLFRSGKVNYSDEHEDVEGSKFLDRKPMLDWGIRYRIALGVARAIAYLHEECLEWVLHCDIKPENILLGADFCPKISDFGLSKLRKKEDMVSYSRMRGTRGYMAPEWVKSDQITPKADVYSFGMVLLEIVTGVRNFDIQGSKMESEEWYFPRWAFDKVYKEMNIEDILDKQIKRSYDSRLHEDMITRMVKTAIWCLQDRPEVRPSMGKVAKMLEGTVEIIEPKKPTIFFLGDE